The sequence TGAATGACCCCCCTCACCGCCCACTGCCTAGACCTGTTTGGTCATTTTTGATCCAGGCTCAAGCAACAAACTTTCACTGTATGTAACTTACTTTTATGTTCCAAAGCATTTTTAGAGCCAGTGGGTAGCTGACTTCTCCCATGGAAGCACCCAGTGGGTAGCTGACGTCTCCTTCAGAAGCACTCAGTGGGTAGCTGACGTCTCCTTCGGAAGCACTCAGTGGGTAGCTGACGTCTCCCTCGGAAGCATCCAGTAGGCAGCAGATGTCTCCTTCAGAAGCGGCTAGTGGGTGGCTGATGTCTCCTTCAGAAGCGGCTAGTGGGTGGCTGATGTCTCCTTCAGAAGCAGCTAGTGGGTGGCTGATGTCTCCTTCAGAAGCAGCTAGTGGGTGGCTGATGTCTCCTTCAGAAGCAGCTAGTGGGTGGCTGATGTCTCCTTCAGAAGCAGCTAGTGGGTGGCTGATGTCTCCTTCAGAAGCAGCTAGTGGGTGGCTGATGTCTCCTTCAGAAGCAGCTAGTGGGTGGCTGATGTCTCCTTCAGAAGCAGCTAGTGGGTGGCTGATGTCTCCTTCAGAAGCAGCTAGTGGGTGGCTGATGTCTCCTTCAGAAGCAGCTAGTGGGTGGCTGATGTCTCCTTCAGAAGCAGCTAGTGGGTGGCTGATGTCTCCTTCAGAAGCAGCTAGTGGGTGGCTGATGTCTCCTTCAGAAGCAGCTAGTGGGTGGCTGATGTCTCCTTCAGAAGCAGCTAGTGGGTGGCTGATGTCTCCTTCAGAAGCAGCTAGTGGGTGGCTGATGTCTCCTTCAGAAGCAGCTAGTGGGTGGCTGATGTCTCCTTCAGAAGCAGCTAGTGGGTGGCTGATGTCTCCTTCAGAAGCAGCTAGTGGGTGGCTGATGTCTCCTTCAGAAGCAGCTAGTGGGTGGCTGATGTCTCCTTCAGAAGCAGCTAGTGGGTGGCTGATGTCTCCTTCAGAAGCAGCTAGTGGGTGGCTGATGTCTCCTTCAGAAGCAGCTAGTGGGTGGCTGATGTCTCCTTCAGAAGCAGCTAGTGGGTGGCTGATGTCTCCTTCGGAAGCAGCTAGTGGGTGGCTGATGTCTCCTTCGGAAGCACCCAGTGCGTGGCTGATGTCTCCTTCGGAAGCACCCAGTGGGTGGCTGATGTCTCCTTCGGAAGCACCCAGTGGGTGGCTGATGTCTCCTTCGGAAGCACGCAGTGGGTGGCTGATGTCTCCTTCGGAAGCACCCAGTGGGTGGCTGATGTCTCCTTCGGAAGCACCCAGTGGGTGGCTGATGTCTCCTTCGGAAGCACCCAGTGGGTAGCTGATGTCTCCTTCGGAAGCACCCAGTGGGTAGCTGATGTCTCCCTTGGAAGCACCCTGTGGGTAGCTGATGTCTCCTTCAGACACACTCAGTGGGTCAGGGTCAGTTGATGGTTCGCTCTTCAAAATCGTAAAACTCAAACTTGATGTTTCCTCTATAATCATTGTGCTCTTTCGTATTTCGGGATTCTCACTGGAGACATCCTTTACAGTGGGTTCAGTCTTTCCCTCCCCACTACCCTCTTGGACTGTCTGCTTTGTTGTGATCGTATTGCTTGCCTTTGGGTTGACCAGTCCAGGGATAAACGCCTTGTACACAGCTGCATTACACCCCTTTCCAATGTGGTATCCAATCTGGTAATCTTCAAACCGATATCCACGGGTGCACAAAGGTATGGAGTTTTCATATTTAATTTTCTTCCTTTTAAACAATGTCTGGCAAATGGAAATAATAGAACAAATACATTTATGAAGATGCAGGTGAGGGGAGAAATAGCATTCAGTGACTAACCAAAATTTACCAATGAGCACATATTTATGGATATTAGAACTTTTATCAAGTGCAGTTAGTTTTGAATGAACTGCAAATCTTTATTCAGCTTTATGAGTAGAACTGCTAAAAAATTTAGCCCTGCCATTAGCACTCTTAGTAATCTACTAAATTCCTGCCCACCGGTTAACAGGGCAAGTTCTCCAGGCTATTCTAGGAAATTAAGATGCCATGGCTTCATTGTCAGATCCACCATCCCAGATAATCAGGAAGCTAGCAAGACTGAAACTGAAAAATTCCTAAATTTCATAATAATGAAGCTGAAGTGCTTCACCAGAGTAGGGAGTGAATCACATCAAGCAAATCAAACCAATGGTCACTGATGGGGTAGAACTTTTGCTATTAAATCACTTTGTTGCTCAGTGAAGTTTTATTTTGGAGGAGTAGGAAAATGGTTTAATCTCTGCTGTGGTATTGGTTTACATTCACCATTATCCATCTTAAATAATGACTGATCATATTTGATATTAAACTCAGGaaaattcctcatctcccctgAGAACAATAACCAGGATTTTGTAGTAAAAATAACATTATTGAGGGCATATCCAGTAGTCATGCATGCGCAGTAAAATGAGAAAATCAGGAAGCTGCCTTCTGGGTTGCTGTGCTATAACAGTACCTTGCTGAGAGATCAGCATTGACATATGCAGAAGGGTATGAAGTTGGGGTACTTACCTAACAGATGCAAGAAAAACCTAGGGCTTGTCCATTCCAGCCTAAGTGATAATGGCATGATAAGTTTTAATTACTACCAAACagcctctggcactgaaaattaacttatataagtgtgaagtctcattccttcagattttaattatagACACATTTTTTTGAGTATTTGTTTCACTATTTCTTTCTGcctaattttttattcattcatgggatgtgggcatcatcggctaggccagcatttattgcccatccctaattgccctcgagaaggtggtggtgagcctgccttcttgaacagctgcagtccatgtggtctaggtacacccacagtgctgttaagaagggagtcccaggattttgacccagtgacagtgaaggaatggcgacatatttccaagtcaggatagtgagcggcttggagggggacttccaggtggtggtgttcccgtctatctgctgcccttgtccttctagatggcagtggtcgtggttttggaaggtgctgtcgaaggagccttggtgaattcgtaAGATGTTAATCTCATCTTTCAATTTCTATACATGACTTGTCAATGAATTCAATATTCTAACTTACACTTCCTGGTTCAGACTCTGCATATCTCagtaaggattcttcaatctgactaAGGTATGGTTACTTGCCCTGTTCACACAGTTCCCAGATCCTCTACAGGAGGCAATGTATTGTTTGGATTTCCAACCGCCACAAGTTCTATTGCAAAAGCTCACGTAAAGTCTGTAACAAGTGCAAGTATAACGAATGGGTAACACCATTAATTTGCCAGGCCCCTAATTGACACATTAGGATATGCTCTTTTTGATTAAACCAATACATGTTAGGATAGGGTTGCACAGGCTTCTACCAATATCTTGCTCAAGTGATTGCTTATTCATGAGCCTGGGCTATCAAATCAGAGTTTAAAGGCAAGTTAGCAGAGTCAAGGCTTCCTAACTTCCAAATTAGCAGTTTGATTAGCTCAAACATCAACTGATTTTAGAGGGGTGGATTATCAACTTGCTATTTGGGCCTAAAACTAGCGTTAGGAATTGGCTTCCCGCACGATTTTCACCTAAATTGAATTCATCCCCAATTAACATCTGGCAATGATTGGGCAACGCCAGTTTTAGGCCAGAGCAGcaagatgaaaattcagccctgaaaCGTTCGTCTGACTATTCAGAAGTTGTCTGAACCAAcacttgttttgttttgtttttacctGGATGTCCTCGCAGGCAGCAACCCCCATCCTCACCTCCTCCACCTGCTGCTCGATGAAGCCTAGCCCCAGGCCGAAGGCCAGCAAGGCCCCGCCAAGCCCGGGGATCTGCCGGGACGCTCGGCGCTGGAGCTGAACCGCCAGGCCGCCCACGGACAGGCGGAAATAGCGGTAACGGGCGGGTAGGGCGGCCCGCAGCGGCTGCTGGGCCCAGGGCCGCCCGAAGGCCGCGCTGCCCTTGGCCCTGGCCGCGGGGGCGACGAGGCGCAAGGCCGAGCGGCCGAGCTCGAAGCCGCGGGCCAGGAGCCGTCGCACCGACATTTTGAAGGCTTAAACCTCCGTCTTGGTTTTCaacatggtgggtgggtggggggagcggtggtGGAATGAAGCTGGTGTTTGAGCCAGAGTCTGAAGGGAAGCGTTAATCCTGTCAACGTTCAGGATTTACCTCAAACAAGAGCCGTCACCATGGCAACACCCACAAATAGACCGCGGCCGCCTCACACCCTGACAGCGTCAAACCAAACAAACTGCAGCTTTATTTTTACCATAATATCCGCCCGCGCCCTCACCCCGGGCACAACAAAAAGGACACGGAAACAGCTTTATCCTGTTCCCAGGTAataccacatgtaggccagcctagtaaatggggggtgggggtgaaggaggcaTCAACAGCCTCAAAAACAACTCCAGGACATCCCCTGATCCAAGCTCACAACAAGTGAAAATGAGCAGTGACACACAATTAGACAGGCCAACCCTGTGAAAAAGGCGACCAAAGGCTTGAAAAATAGTGGACACAGTCTCCCAAAAAGCCCAGAACTCAAGAACATCCCTTATGAGGGATAACAATAAGTGGTTATACAACACTGGTAACTAAGATGTCCATCTACCCAATATTCCTCCAGctggacccatcttttgtttctttatggTCTCATTAAGGCTCCCCCATTTTGCCTTCTTCCCATTGTCCCTTCTGTCACTTCACCTTATCACAGCTTTTCTTTTTGTTTAGTTCAGTTCTACatttcacactctcctcttttctccccctccccattggcCCCCCACCTTTTCCCTTGCTCTGTACTTGCTTATAAACTGTTACATCTCTGTTGTATTAAATCTCTTATCTCGTTCCAGTTCTGATAagagatcattgacctgaaaggttaactctgtgtttctctgcaCTGATGCCGTGCAACCTGCTGAGtgctttcagcattttctgttttgattactTTGCTTGTAATGTTTGGGAAAATAAGTGTAAGCACCCGAGAGCCTCAAGGGAAAAATCCAAATGTTGAATATGCAAAATTCCTTCAAGGAGGGGAATCCTGGGCATCATATTCCCATGGAAAATTTGAACTTACATATTACGAAGTATGCATTCTGGTTACAACAACaacatatatttatatagtgtctttcatgtaATAGAATGCTGCATTATTTTTAACCACTTCTATATTTCTCGAGTTAATaagaaacaaaataattttaaggAAATTAAGAAAACTAAGTGACATCTGGATTTTTAATACACGAACCTGATCATCACATTACTTGAAGTTACCTCAGTAGAGAGATTCCCACATCTGTTCTTCCTTCCCCCCAAAATAAACTTTACCCTGTGCAACTCCCCATTCTTTTCTCAAAGACACTCTAAACTCCACAAATACACCACCAGTTTATAAAGGCACTTTTCTTCCTTACCCCACATTCAAATTCAACAACTCTCTATGCTCCATCCAACTTAAATGAAGTTGGTAACTATCTTCTACCACTCTGTAAATGTTGccattctccctcccccactctttgTTAAAGCTGACATTCTTTTCCATCCAGCTTCCATTAAAAATTACACTATACCCCTCCTCCCAGTGAATGCTGACACTCTTTTTCCCTCACTTTTGATTGATCATCCCAGCTCCTCCCCTTCATAGCTGTCACCATTCTTCCCCTTTCCACACCCATTGCTTCTTTGTTGCCTTCCAAATATTACCAACCATTGTCCTCTTCATTATCTATTTGCCTCCTTTATATTCACCTCGCTTCTGCCCTTTATTACTCCTCTCCTTACTATCTCCACTGTTGAGTGCAGAGATCCATTTTCTACATCATAAAATGCAAGGACCTGTATTTACTTAATTGAAACCAGCCCCTTAATTCAATAGCACATTCTTATCAATGCCATCAGTAACTTGAGCATAGAGGTATTTATACTATGTATGCACTGGAGCAGGGGAAGGGGATTTAGGAAGAGACCCAAATATCTCCTGTCAGCTGGgcacatagggcggaattttctgtgcccactggcatcgggcatcatggcaggcatgagcagacaatatggcaggaaggccaaaaatcggtttcacaatgtcatagaaccagtttgcaatcgtctgctccactcgtcagtggtgggctgcgtttcccactacCCCTCATTGGGCACTTCCTTGTAATTCATGTGCATaacattataagcccagctcgccagaatcatcccccatgctggatcatcctaGCAATCACGCCGTGTTTCTCAACTGTAAATAACTGATGTGCACCTCTCGAGTTGCACTTAGCTCggaacttcgaggtttgtttgcctaccagGTTatgggcagcactcgtggtcatcagcaccaggctttgcaggcagtacAACATCACTTTTGGGGGGGGTCACGGGCAGGAccctacctaccaggccagccataAGGTGGTGATAGCTTTTTAACAGCTGCAGGTTgcatggggaagggggagaagtggtctcaggcaacggaaaaggctgcagggctagggctgtactggggatggGAGGGCGTgcatgggggcacatgttgacctgtgcaagtggcctcaagatgatgagggccgAGGAGataatctccagaggagatgaggccagatggagatgtgagagtgtgtatgagcgagtgagtgctgatgtcccttgagctggcagtgagtgagatgccagtgaatgtgtgatgggcttgtgagtgtgagtttagagtgatgagatggttgccttaccctggaggcatggatgagataattcatcctcttcctgcactggacggCCAACCACTTccgtgcagtgttggcactgaccaccactgccactacctcccaagctggagtggtgagattgctgggccTTGTGCAGCCAGAGTccgggtggaggacatcacggggggcatccaaaaggcatttcagtgACAGATCAcagaactcttcttggcttttaggGCAAAGTCTTCTCTGGAGCAGTCcggggctgcaaacattgagaactgtgtggttGGCTGCAGTTTGGATATGGCCCGCGGAGTAAGGAAATGGCAAGGTAATGGCATGGAGGCCAATTCAGATCCTACCCGCcagtgagatggcatgtttcctgtggctgcataaacaatgaggtgagattgggacaaaacggtgtgaaaagccgccattgcagccagcaggtaaaacatcctttttcctgctcGCTACCACACTTactacaaatctgggatgattccacccataatataaaaacatcTTGTATCAGCTGTAGTTCTGTTGgtgtcagaatgttgtgggttcaagtcccaatctaGGACTTGAGCACACAAATCTTTTTATCTGGTCatcgtcacattgctgtttatgggagcttgctgtgtgcaaattagcttccatgactcctacattacaacactgactacactgCAAAAGTATTTCATAGGATGAattaaaatgctttacagccagagGTCATTAAAGGTTAAAATGgttgtaaatgcaagtctttcttttttgaaATAGAAAAAGATAATGTTTAATTACTGATCCATCATCAGAATTCAGGTAACCCTCCCTTTTCTATTGTATGTAAGCACTGCTCCAGAGTATGATATTTCCCAAAGGACAGGTCCAGTGCCAATGACTAGAAATGTGGATCATTGTTCAGGGGTTGAAAATGAGTTGTTTTATATGCAAGATATTGTGGTGGATTTCACTGTAGTTCATTTTGAGAAGACATTCACCTGCTTTTGGCATGGTCCCACTATTCTCTATTTTCTGGAAAGTGCTGCTTACGCcattctctctccgccccccacacacacaccttaaaccagcttatatttcaactctttcttggactcgaacgcaagttctgtcgaagggtcatgaggactcgaaacgtcaactcttttcttctccgccgatgctgccagacctgctgagtttttccaggtaattctgattttgttgaGGAAAGATGGAAACTGAATAGATTTTGAGCAAGTAAAAGGGGGAGGAGAAGAACAAAAGGcaaggtgatggagggaaggaaaaattaaatgacaaaaggtttcatggtacAAAGCCAAagggatggtaatggtaaagaaacaaaagatgtttcCAGATGAAGTGTGAATCAAAGCACAGCAGCCCTCTGAATGCAAAGTGAGGAAATAAAGAGAAAATAAATCAAACCAtccaaaaaaaacaaaatggaggcatAGCTTATGACAATGTTGAATCCAGACAGCTGTAGAGTGCTAAATccaaagatgagctgctgttccttgagcttgcattGAGTTTCTTTCTAacacttttgaaatatagtcactattgtaatataggaaacatgatgaccaatatgtgcacagtaaacaaccacaaacatcaatgttaaagaccagattttttttttgtaatgttgatggaGGGATAAGCATTGACCAGGCCACTGAAGATAagtctgctcttcttcaaaataatgccatgggatcttttacatccacctaaacaGGCAGATGGTCCCTTACtttaacatcccatctgaaagaaagcatcgcagtccctcagtgctgcactggaatgtccTTGATTTCTGCACTCAAGCAAGCCTTagacatgcccacatgtctgtccttggcctgctgcaatgttccagtgaagcccaatgcaaaataGAGGAACaaaagaggaacagcacctcatcttccgattaggcactttacagccttccagacttagtattgagttcaacaacttcagaccttgaactctctcctctatctgcaccccttttttcaaaattcatttttactttttatccacttatctttattcatttatgccattttcaatcttttcctccaaccactgccccccaccccatctgttacttgtccatattgttcttttcagagtgcttacccttgtactgctattatcacattctgctttcttacattTGCcagtatcagcacctttttttagcccttaccactaccatttgtccatgacatctttgtcaatctctcctttgcccccacctatcactgggctttctatccagcttcagctgctccacccaccttaaacagtttgaatttaatcacatttctacttctctgtagctctgaagaaaggtcatacagactcaaaacgtcaactcagtttctctctccacagatactgccgagcttttccagcattttctgtttgtgtttcagatttcccgtgtccggagtattttgcttttatctaagccTTAGAGCAGGACTTGAAACCGTAACCTTATGACGAAGGGACAagagtgctatccactgagccacagctaataCATAAATACATATTAACCACTGTTTTTTTACATGTTAAGAGGCTTGCACCAAGACATTGCTGAAGTGGTAACTTTTGGTGCTAGTTTCCTCGGGATGCTTTGTGATACGAATTGAAAACCCCAAGCCAATACACACGGAACCAGCGTGACAGTAATATCAGCCCTATCCATTGCCACGTGAATGGTCCTGGAACTCGAGCCAATGCACATCGCCCAAATGATGTCACAGACGTTCTCACGTGATCTGTTGCCGCATCACTCATCATGTGACCGAGTGTTCCATCCATTGTTGATGTCAAATTCGGGAATCACTGGATGGGTAAAGAGCTTCTTAATTTTATTCTGTTACCTGCTCATTTAATGGGGATCGGGGTCTTGGTTTTCAATGATTATGGGGGTTAAAGCGGAGACAGATTGCGGAAGCAGTTGGTTTGTCAAGTGAGCCTGGATTTGAGTACCGAATCTGATtcagctcccccccccaccccgcgtaAATCCGGTAAAACAACGCTGACCAATGCCATTTTTAGGTAACTATTAACAAAATCACTCCGTACAAAGCCAACACATTAATGAATGGACAGATTAATGTGTAGAGACCTGAAAGTCTGCGTTTCCTGGTTACAGCCATTCCCTTCTTAATCCAACACGAGTCAGCTATTTAACTCCTAAACTTGGCTGAATTCTTTCCCCCCTCTGTTCCTTCACCAAAGGGCCGCTCACATTACACAGACTGCCGCCAATCTGGGTGTTAATGTAGTTTCTTTCAGTATTTAATTTGCATTGTTTATGTGACTTCCATTCTGTTCCGGTTACCCTCCCAAGTGTTGACTGGACTCTTGCTGCCCAAGCTGTCTTTGAAACCTAGTAGTCCTCCAAACAACACGGCGTGAATGATGGCTGGCTACCTCATAAGAAATTTTACTACCGATTGCCCGAACGGATCGCTATTTGTTTGGAAAATTTTGCAAGAGTGCACGCAAGACGGCTGGGACACGGCCAGTATTACTCTGGGATTATTCTCTGTCCTCTGTTTCATGGTGTCTGCTTTCCCGTAAGTACAATTTACTGGAACTCCTATTGCTACTGATAATGAATTATATAATCATAATTCAGTCCATCAGCTAAACGTCCAGCTCCCTCGACCACCGGCGAATAGTCTTAAGCATAAATATTTTCAATGCATTGCATATTTCTGTTGCAACCTGAATCGGATTtcgcaaagataaaagcaaaatactgccgatgctggaaaagGGTTCTGAAGAAGGCATACGGACTCTATTTCtttccacagaagctgtcagacctactgagtttttccagtaatttttgtttcggatttcgtAAAATCAGACATATCAGTTTGAAGAGGAAAGCtggaataaaatcagaaaataaacAGGTCAAGCTGGCATTTCTCTTCACCCCATTTTCTATTCAAAATGCCCTGGTTTAGTCTTGGCAGAGGTGTTTTTCTACGTAAAAGAACAAAAGGCCTGTGAGTTTCTGCATTTGGAGCTCTCTTGCTGGTCAAAAGTTACATGGGATCTGATAGGTACAGGTCATTTGACAACACTTGTACAGTTTGAGcttctaatatttttcactttgtCATCTAACTGCAAACTCTTTGCTGTTCCAATTCCATAAGTGGCAGCCTGGGGATTGAATTTGGGATTTTATGGCTCGCCTGTTTGGCTAGACTTGTTTAGCAATCAgccttcatttgttttgttttaaatccaATTACCTTCCCTTCTTCAACCTAAAAATCCTGAAGCCATTTGTAGAACCTTAATTGATGAGATCTATTAACATAATAAAGACTGCTAATCAACCCGAGATCTTCCTTGTCTATATGACGTGATAGTATAACACATGATGCGTTTACCTGTTGAGTAATGGATTGAGATAAATGAGCCCATGTTACTTTATAGGAATGTAGGAAcaagaggagaccattcaaccccttgagcctgttctgtcattcattgtgatcatggtTGGATTTGTGCTTTGACTATATCCCTCCCTTTGTCCCCTATCCTTATAcccttggttaacaaaaatctattaatcagATTTTAACAATTAATCAACATCAACTTTGTGTTTGCTTAAGCGTTTCAAATTTCTACAGCTCTTTgtagaagttttttttattctttcgtggctagcatttttattgcccatccctcaaaACAGAAGTGTTACCTAACTTCACTTTTGAAAGGCCTGGCCTTAATGTTTAAACTATTTCCCTCCAGGTTTGACTCTGATTCCACTCTAACTACCTTCAGTCCCCCTTAATGGGAGTCATGGTCTGCCTAAGGCAGATCCTCTGCCTTATCTCTGCCTCGCAAGCTCACATTTTGCTCTTCAATTGCTTGTAAGAGCTTCCTGGTTTCAATTTCAGTGAGTGATATGATCAGGGAAACAAATACATGTGGTTTCCAGCTGTCTTCCTCATCCGTCCTTGAAAGAAACAAGTTATTTTTCCTGTAAGTAGCTGTTGTCCCACAAGGTCCTAGCTCTTCCACCATCGCCAAAAATTCGTTGGTGCCACCAATGACCATGTCTTGTAACcatgagcatgggacccttaaCTGGGCTTGGGCAGTGGGGGGTGGACTTGCAACTGAACAGGGATGACCACGCCCTGAGGTTTCAAATGACCTTGCTGCTCTGTCTACTTCCACTTTGTCATAAATGGCTAGTACTGTGCCGAAATGGGGGATGTATTGATGGTGGTAGACCACAGCAATGAATATGTCTGACTCATCTACAGGTTTGGAGATGAGAAATACAAGTCACTGATTCAGCAGCATTGATGTATAGGGGGCTTAGCAAAGACCAGTGGACTAACCAGAATgaggaaataaaataaactaaCTTTAAGTAAACTTGCATCAATATGAATTTTAGGTTTCAGTTCTCTTGTACTACCAATTTTTCACCATTATTTCCACCACCACAGCCTCATTCTGCATGTCTGCTATTTTCCCCTTCTCGCTTCCTGAAAACACACTCTCGGGTGTGCGTTCCACAGCTACCAGGTTGATCGTCAGCGCCTTGCCCAAGCGTTTGTTTTTCATGCGTTACCCTAGATAGTATGCATCGGACAGGTTATTCAACTCTGGTTAGCATCACAATTGTGCCTGGTGCCGCCCCCATTTAATTGTTCATTTAGATGGGCTAGATAGCAATCAGATGCAGGAGTCCTTGCTTTTTCTTCTGTTCACAGGATTCAGATCACCTAACTCAGTTTAAAGAACTGGAAAATGAAAAGCTGATGTCAGTAAAAGGGGCTGTGAAACTGCTGGACTGTTGTGAGGACCTA is a genomic window of Carcharodon carcharias isolate sCarCar2 chromosome 15, sCarCar2.pri, whole genome shotgun sequence containing:
- the pink1 gene encoding serine/threonine-protein kinase PINK1, mitochondrial isoform X3 — translated: MSVRRLLARGFELGRSALRLVAPAARAKGSAAFGRPWAQQPLRAALPARYRYFRLSVGGLAVQLQRRASRQIPGLGGALLAFGLGLGFIEQQVEEVRMGVAACEDIQTLFKRKKIKYENSIPLCTRGYRFEDYQIGYHIGKGCNAAVYKAFIPGLVNPKASNTITTKQTVQEGSGEGKTEPTVKDVSSENPEIRKSTMIIEETSSLSFTILKSEPSTDPDPLSVSEGDISYPQGASKGDISYPLGASEGDISYPLGASEGDISHPLGASEGDISHPLGASEGDISHPLRASEGDISHPLGASEGDISHPLGASEGDISHALGASEGDISHPLAASEGDISHPLAASEGDISHPLAASEGDISHPLAASEGDISHPLAASEGDISHPLAASEGDISHPLAASEGDISHPLAASEGDISHPLAASEGDISHPLAASEGDISHPLAASEGDISHPLAASEGDISHPLAASEGDISHPLAASEGDISHPLAASEGDISHPLAASEGDISHPLAASEGDISHPLAASEGDISHPLAASEGDISHPLAASEGDISHPLAASEGDISHPLAASEGDISHPLAASEGDISHPLAASEGDISHPLAASEGDICCLLDASEGDVSYPLSASEGDVSYPLSASEGDVSYPLGASMGEVSYPLALKMLWNIKAGSSSDAILTAMGKELVPTIPNALTREFDRTKGYPCTLRQYLQVCIPNTNCATLMILQLLEGVDHLVQHGIAHRDLKSDNILVEFDSVGCPRLVITDFGCCLAEECLGLRLPFTSMDVDRGGNGCLMAPEISAAVPGPSVTIDYSKSDAWSVGTLAYEILDLHNPFYGCGMDYLESRNYQEDKLPPLPGSVHRDVRLVVKLLLCRDPKRRLSARAAANMLHLHLWGAELLASTQISVEKVFDWLRCQTLFTFLQVAMNHELSVETELKRSFLANINFEELSLGLDLLQHGKG
- the pink1 gene encoding serine/threonine-protein kinase PINK1, mitochondrial isoform X2 yields the protein MSVRRLLARGFELGRSALRLVAPAARAKGSAAFGRPWAQQPLRAALPARYRYFRLSVGGLAVQLQRRASRQIPGLGGALLAFGLGLGFIEQQVEEVRMGVAACEDIQTLFKRKKIKYENSIPLCTRGYRFEDYQIGYHIGKGCNAAVYKAFIPGLVNPKASNTITTKQTVQEGSGEGKTEPTVKDVSSENPEIRKSTMIIEETSSLSFTILKSEPSTDPDPLSVSEGDISYPQGASKGDISYPLGASEGDISYPLGASEGDISHPLGASEGDISHPLGASEGDISHPLRASEGDISHPLGASEGDISHPLGASEGDISHALGASEGDISHPLAASEGDISHPLAASEGDISHPLAASEGDISHPLAASEGDISHPLAASEGDISHPLAASEGDISHPLAASEGDISHPLAASEGDISHPLAASEGDISHPLAASEGDISHPLAASEGDISHPLAASEGDISHPLAASEGDISHPLAASEGDISHPLAASEGDISHPLAASEGDISHPLAASEGDISHPLAASEGDISHPLAASEGDISHPLAASEGDISHPLAASEGDISHPLAASEGDISHPLAASEGDISHPLAASEGDICCLLDASEGDVSYPLSASEGDVSYPLSASEGDVSYPLGASMGEVSYPLALKMLWNIKAGSSSDAILTAMGKELVPTIPNALTREFDRTKGPYSHNRKKMKPHPNIIQIVRAFIDNVPLLPGAWIDYPDVLPTRLNPCGLGHNRTLFLVMKSYPCTLRQYLQVCIPNTNCATLMILQLLEGVDHLVQHGIAHRDLKSDNILVEFDSVGCPRLVITDFGCCLAEECLGLRLPFTSMDVDRGGNGCLMAPEISAAVPGPSVTIDYSKSDAWSVGTLAYEILDLHNPFYGCGMDYLESRNYQEDKLPPLPGSVHRDVRLVVKLLLCRDPKRRLSARAAANMLHLHLWGAELLASTQISVEKVFDWLRCQTLFTFLQVAMNHELSVETELKRSFLANINFEELSLGLDLLQHGKG
- the pink1 gene encoding serine/threonine-protein kinase PINK1, mitochondrial isoform X1, which gives rise to MSVRRLLARGFELGRSALRLVAPAARAKGSAAFGRPWAQQPLRAALPARYRYFRLSVGGLAVQLQRRASRQIPGLGGALLAFGLGLGFIEQQVEEVRMGVAACEDIQTLFKRKKIKYENSIPLCTRGYRFEDYQIGYHIGKGCNAAVYKAFIPGLVNPKASNTITTKQTVQEGSGEGKTEPTVKDVSSENPEIRKSTMIIEETSSLSFTILKSEPSTDPDPLSVSEGDISYPQGASKGDISYPLGASEGDISYPLGASEGDISHPLGASEGDISHPLGASEGDISHPLRASEGDISHPLGASEGDISHPLGASEGDISHALGASEGDISHPLAASEGDISHPLAASEGDISHPLAASEGDISHPLAASEGDISHPLAASEGDISHPLAASEGDISHPLAASEGDISHPLAASEGDISHPLAASEGDISHPLAASEGDISHPLAASEGDISHPLAASEGDISHPLAASEGDISHPLAASEGDISHPLAASEGDISHPLAASEGDISHPLAASEGDISHPLAASEGDISHPLAASEGDISHPLAASEGDISHPLAASEGDISHPLAASEGDISHPLAASEGDISHPLAASEGDISHPLAASEGDICCLLDASEGDVSYPLSASEGDVSYPLSASEGDVSYPLGASMGEVSYPLALKMLWNIKAGSSSDAILTAMGKELVPTIPNALTREFDRTKGPYSHNRKKMKPHPNIIQIVRAFIDNVPLLPGAWIDYPDVLPTRLNPCGLGHNRTLFLVMKSYPCTLRQYLQVCIPNTNCATLMILQLLEGVDHLVQHGIAHRDLKSDNILVEFDSVGCPRLVITDFGCCLAEECLGLRLPFTSMDVDRGGNGCLMAPEISAAVPGPSVTIDYSKSDAWSVGTLAYEILDLHNPFYGCGMDYLESRNYQEDKLPPLPGSVHRDVRLVVKLLLCRDPKRRLSARAAANMLHLHLWGAELLASTQISVEKVFDWLRCQTLFTFLQVAMNHELSVETELKRSFLANINFEELSLGLDLLQHGKG